DNA sequence from the Daphnia pulex isolate KAP4 chromosome 8, ASM2113471v1 genome:
CCGGTGGCAGTCGGGGCGGTCCTGGGCTGCGGTTTGAGTAGTTTGCTGAAATTAATGAGGCCAGCAATGACGATAACTTGGGCTGGATATAAGATGTATTGGCctaccaatttttttgtacatGAACGGCATGtttgaaaacgaaatggaactAGATGAGAAAAACTGCATATGTGGAACTACATTAACGTACGTGATTCATAGTAGCGGCCGCTCTTTCATAGCGGTTGGCCGCTCTTCCGCGGCCGGCAGGCTGCCCACGTTTAAAGGAAGCCTAGGCCGAGGAGTACACCATAATACACACGTACGTTGGCCTAAGCTTACACGTACTTTGGACTAGGCTTCCTTAAACGTGGGCGGCCTGCCGGCCGCGTAAGAATACACACATAAGAATACACACATTTGTTACCCTCTGCTCCGTGATAACAATAACAGAAAAGGACAAATCATCCCGATCACACATCACATTCAAATTAGTTCCCTGCCATGATATCAATACACAGTCCGcatcgtcgtttttttttatttttatttttaaaattattcgatTAGCTTTGCTTTCACATTCTAGGTTTATATCATGTCGTCCCgaattgagagagagaggtgctGTACAGAAGTTCGCTGGTAAAGGGATCTATTCActggagagagaggggaaaaaaacacactgTTTTGCATTATTATAGAACAGAAATATGGAGGAAATTATGAGACCACATATTGCTTTTCAATGTCCTTATTTTGTCTAGTTATGACACTTAAAGCTACGAATTTTTATAACGTCAGCTGTTGCTGCCGCCggcctggtggtggtggtgttttgaaatttgccTATTAAATGATAACGTCACAAAATCATATCCAGGTCAACATTGTCTATCTTGAAGGTCCCCTCCTTCTCCTTGGAGATGCGCACTTGGAACAATGGGATCATTGGCAAATAACACAAGGGAAGAAATTATGCACCAGATAGAATTGGCTGGATAATATACGCACAAAAAGGGAGGAGGGGGAGGCGGGGACTGGGACtggatgaaaacaaatttggcgAAATAACGTACAGAGTAAATATGTATCATtatcaaagagaaagagagacggcTAGAAGAGATGATGTCTAGCATTGCTTTATTAGATATAGTATAAAtgaatgttggaaaaaaatgtttaattactTAATTGGTAGTTGTGATGACAAGAGTGACGCAGGTTCGCTACACGATTATTGTTGTGGCTTATTATCCCTGTGATAAAATCTTATTCGCATGCTTTTCTTTTGAACCAACATTATCATATACACACGTTGTGCACGTCGATTGATTTCTTCGTGACTCCCCACCCccaagattttgttttaatgctTTGCTCGTTATTGTGATTAGATTTAGTACAATAGCAAAATCATCGGTCAGTTTGACGTGATGTTAAAGTTGGAGAGACGTGGGACGATAAAACTCCGGCCAGTCTACAAACGATCCATTCAGCAAGATGAGCACATGTgcatagagaaaagaaagggaaaaaaaaagaataaacaaaattgtgaattAATTGTTTCATCATCAGGGataattttattgttgttgttgctgttgttgttatcgTATGCGGGATTAATGGATTTATTGGGAAAGCCGGCGGTTGACGTTGATAAGAAAATCCTTAAGCATTAATCCTACCATTGTtatctaaaaaatataatgtCGACGTCGTCTTTTTATAGTCGTGTACGCCGTTCTAACTGAACGAACTGGTTTTATAATGGTTCAATCTGATTGTAGAATGGCGTTTAGTCAAAGGTTTGTAACATTTTCCAACCTGAATTGGAATCGAATCGGTTCGGatgtttttatcaaaatacTGGATTACATTCCGGTTATTACTCCATACTTACGGAGTCCTAAACTTGAATATAAAAGGACAATAATCGTTGAATGAGTTTAAAGaggggtattttttttttttggtaaaaaatcGTCAAACCTACTTCCGGTTCTAATTCTCTATGCTTGTATAAGGTATTAGAACGGTGCTAAATTCAAACGTACAATACACAATAATACATCATTACTGTATGTCTGCTCAGTCCAGGCCTATCACTATAAAGGGTAAATTTGGTATGAACTATATAATGTTATAATTTCGAAATTAggctacttttcttttcaaaattctttatttgacggtagcaagcaaaaaaaaggacgaaacaTTTGCCGTTGGTCATTCCTCACTAGAAATCTATTCTATCCAATTGACACTATTggtatatatactatatagtcTAAGAGTTATATAACCACCAAATGTATACGTCAATCACTCGAGTAGTTAGTTAATAAGAATGGAGTGAAATGTGTGAGTAATGAAAAAGGCgaacaaatgaaagaaaaaccggagtgccaacagaaaaagaaactgatgtatagaaaatgagaaataacgGTTGATCAGGAATACCTTTCACATCTGACGGTTTTTCTTTGAAGGTGGCATGCAGGCTTCAGATTGAGCCAGAGACAACTCAATCAACGGATTCAAGATGGCTGGCAGCAAAGCAGGAAGAAATGGGTTAGAGAACGACgggttgattgaaaatttgaaaatgattgtttgattgaaatcagagagagaaaaagacaaaatcatATAGAAGACTTGCGGTAGAGTACGTGGCGAGCGTCGATGAATGTCCACGAGCTTTCGTCTCGCACAAGAGAATAGAGGAAGGATCGCTGCGTCCAAATATTCATCGAGCGGgagattagaaaaaaaataaaaaaaaacggggggaatttttggtttgtttgtttgttaatcGTGGAGAGTAGTGGGGTGGATGAGGATTggggagggggagagagataTGGAATTTCAGGATATTAGTAGGATGCCTGACCATCCTCGTTCATTCTCCTTCAGCTGGTAAAGGGCACAATGGCGCGAATGCCTTCACCACCCaaagtctgctgctgctgctgctgctgctgctgcacggAAGCGAACGCACGAGCGATTATACAAGGGCGGAAGGGCGGATAAATGAGAGACGACACGGTCGAATGACGAAAgaaggagacgtcgagaacgAAGAACAAGTCGGGCAGATGAGAGGAACTGGATGAGCGAGagagatgaaaacaaatgtgggggggggggagggggggcaGGCAGGCAGGGGCAGGTCGAGCGCCGCATAGCGAAATGaagagttctttttttgttttgtttagggGGGTGATAGGGTGGCGGGATGagaggtgtgtgtgtaaatttCAGGACGTTTTCCTCACGTGGGTAAATTTCGGCAGCCGGCGTGAATGTCCCCGGCTACAAAGAGGATGAAGAGaggagagaggggagagagacacgagagaggaggaaaaaatgaaacgtcTAGACGGAGGAGGAGCGTTGGCGAGTTGAGTTGACTCGTCTCTCTCCGTCTCTCGGCGGTGTGCGTGTCGCTATTGATTCGTTTATTTggggataaaagaaaagtgactTACGACCTTCTTCTTGGAACCGCTCAGAAAATCCTTGTACATTTCTGAGCGCAGATAGCGTGAGTAGCTGTCGCTCCGCATCAAGTGGTAAACATGGGCCTgcaacacaacacaacaacaacaacaaaaaaacaatcgctAATTAGTCGAGTCACGAATCTCACTCGAGTGCATGTACACCTCCGATATCAATTAAGAACCGCTCTCAACTTTTAAGCCGTCTGTAACAACGTATAGCTATACTCTTCCTATTAGCTACTAACCGCTAACCGTCGCAGCGACGCAGCGATTGGCGGCCGCCATAATTGGCTGTATATATAAGAGTTAAACGCCTATTCACGTATTATACTTTGGGCGCGTTTGATCGGCCATCTGCATTTACTTAGTGGCGTATGTAAAAGACACCAAAATATATGACTATAGTGGTACGTTTCTTTTCGTTCCGCACACAtatgacattttattatttgatggcGGGTCTGTGCGGTCCCCGAAGAGCCGTTCCAGATGGACAATTTCAACCAGGAAATGGGCGCGACTTGGTTTATATCGGATATAATACTGCCGAGTATGTACATCGTGTGCGTATTTtcctaaagagaaaaaaaaaggaaaattctctCTCATGGCACATTCCCTTTGCTGATGGGACGTGAATTGACGGGGCGTGATAATATGGCCGGCCACACGAACAAGATTAATGCCTTAAATAAACAGGATGCTCGCGGTTAGACGCAGACTTTTATACCTCACTATGCTGGGTCTAATTTACAGTATTACAGTTAAAACAATCAAGTtggaattttttgggttgttgctgCTCATCGGATtcccatcatcttttttttcctccttttaaattgattttcctccctttttttccggtCCAGTTGTCGATACATTAATACACGAGTCTAATAATTTACAGACTCgacttctttccttttttatttctctccatttctttttaataggCTATCAGGGATGGGGCGCCACTGGGCGAACGTGAATGATGTgacgggtaaaaaaaaatggcttaCCGCTGCTCGATCGAAAGTCCATCGATCAGGTTTGTCCATGGCCAGGCGCGTGGCCTCGTGAGATTTGGAGTCGACGTTGACCGGACATTTGGCTTCCGGTCCGAGAAATTCATTCCAGATTTCCATCGCCCGCGCTCCGACTTGACTCGAGGGCAGAGCCTTTAAATCCTGGGCCGCTTCCCAGAACCTGAGCAAATGAGCAAACAACCAATTGAATCACACCGCGCTCTCTCCAAACATGTCGAGCATCGTCATCGGCATTCTCTTTCCTCCCGTCGGCTAGAAACTCCGCCTTCCGGCGACGCACAGAAATACTCGGAAAGAACTTTCGTCATCCGgatcgccttttcttttttgtgctgAACCCGCTGGATAACAATTCCATACACTCAGCAGGAAGCAGGATGATCTATATGGATCATTTCCCTTATTTGATTTctgttaaacaaaattttaaacatcgccgaaataaaagtgttttttttttccaagaaacAGACACGGATCTCTCTTGCCCTAGCCAGTAGCGACGGcgccattttcaaacaaatagtGTCAGCAGgcagaatgaagaaaaatggataTACGGTGTATCAATCACTCCTTTGATAAAGGTAATATATTGTACCATagagttccttttttttgtaaataaatattaaaaataagtaCGCGTTTAACATAAGATGGCTCATGCCAATATTCCAATAATTACACTGTGACTGGACCATTAATCGATAAAGTCTGACGTGTTGATGGAATAAGCATTCGGACCGTTGGGCACAAAATTATCGATTGAAACGGCCGTGCATGGGCAGTGATGGGTTTCCCGAgcttaaaaaagatgaaaatggaaagCGATTGTGAAAACTCAATAAGGCCACCCCAAAAGTGGAGATTCTCCACGTGGcatcatccccccccccctcctttgcCTTTGATATCTTGCCATTAACGAACTGAATCTAAGTGAATCGACTCTGCTCAGAACGCTGCCACGACGAGTTAGATAGAGTGTCCTCTTCTTTTCACTTGGCCTTTTTCTGCTGGGtctcctgtaaataaaaaaaagttgttgattgTCGACGGCGCGGTCGCAACGGAAATGCAATTCCGTCAGCCATTAGAGGCATCATTTTCGGTCAATTTCCCCGAACTTTGCACCGGCGGCAGACACATAAAGAGCCGCCCGCCTAGCCCCGTCTCTGCTGATGTATGCAAACTGCCAGTCGCCGTCTAAGTGCACTAAATGCGTCTCTGATAGTATAGTCCATAATAGTATAGTCCCGCTACCGTTACCGGTAGGCGAAAGGCAAGCGATACTAGCCTACTATATGATGATAGAGAGTCTCGTCTACTATATAATATGCGTCAGCACTTTGATCTATATCATATAGCTATCGTACATGTGGGCGATTTCGATCGGCTGCCGACGGCCAATCTAGCCGAGATTCACGCTCGGCCGAGCCATGTACGTATCGacatatttctctctctctcgggcAGCACATCAGGCATAGAGGCGCGCGTCAGTTGGGGCGTAATAACTTGGATGAAACTTACTTGAGATTCTCGCTGCTAAATTCCTTTTCCAGGAACTTGGTGAAATGCTCCTTGCCCACGGGATCCTTTAAAAGCTCTTGCAAGCTGAACGCCCACCGACGGACTCGCTTCAACTGGATTTCTTTCCTGTTCAACCCCACCACCAGCAAAATGATCAAGCAATTAGTTAAATATATAATCAAGGGACGAATGCAATAAGAGAGAAGCTAATGATAACAacgggataaaaaaagaaaagaaatggacatAAAGCTGAAGATGAGCCGTGGATGATAGTCATACCCGGATTTGTCTTGATCCCAAAAGTCGAGCGTGTCGCTAATCCACGGATTGAGCGGCTCTGTGCAGGTGACGAACGGATCGTATTCGACGTACTGCTCGTAGAAACTGATGTACGACTCGGCCACCTTGGAGACTTTGATGTTGGTGCGGGCCAGTTTCTTTCGGAGGAACTCGATTTCTTTCTGGATGGTGGCGGCCGGGCACTGGATGTCCACCTCGGAGACCGACGGCGAAATGCGGCCGCCCGCCACGGCCACCGACAAATGGCGAGCGCTCTTGATTGGACGATGCATCCGGCAGGCTTTTTTGATGTCCATCTCGGTCGTGTTGACGCAGCCCGGCTAgggggagagaggggggagggaagGGGGAATCACAaataatatatacacacatcagAGTCAGAGCTTGTTTGACAAATACTAGTTTAGCATTCAATTTCGACCTTCTGATTGCTTGGCTTATTGCGCTCGTCCTCTAACGTCAATTCCAATTttgccaaataataaaaaaatgacaaaaaaatgtatttctaaCGATTTTGATTGACGTCATCCCTCAGTCCCTCACCTAAACGCTAGACGCTTTCCCAACTATATTCTGCACAAGGTACATATTTGAAAGGAATGTAATAAGGCTGTCAAATTATCCGTCGTTGCAAGTTCCCTGTATACACAGGGAATGAAAGACAATCTGCCCAATCATTTTCAGCACTAGCTGTCACTTCCACCACGAGCTTTTCATGACATGACGAGTGTGTTGGAACAGTTTCAGATGATGCCTTTTGATAATGTATACGCCAGCGGTCCAATTAAAGTATAGAGCTCAGTCAAAGGCCAACACTTATTGCTTGTCTATCTCTTGTCCGATGACCCTTGAAACTGTTCAATTCCTTTTCCTATTGAATTTTCGATTCTATTCtctacttgatttttttttgtttgttttttttgtcttgtctcTCATAATAGTCTGAAATGAATTTCCCCCCTGATGCGAGCCCTGATGCTAGAGCCCAGCGTGCAGACTGCAGAGTGTTGGGCTGTTTGGAAAACGTGGAAAAGATATAGCCGAGATAGGACACATGCTGGTGAGGGTTTTGGAGTTGCAATAAGGAGCAGCAGGCGAcaggccagccagcagcaTACCACGGGGCGATGAACATCCCAGAAGGCACGCTCCTGACTGTCGAGGACTTTGCGCTCGAGCTTATCGCGTTTCTTGTCGACACGCGACTGGGCTTCGGCTTGCATGAAGATGAACTCCCACTTCCTGGAGAACATCTTCTGAAGGCGGGCCAGGTTCTCCGCCTCGTAGTCGGCCAGCTCCAGTCTCGCCTTGTTCTGCATCGTCCGCTTGCACAGGTAGACGGCGTAGTCCGTGTTCTCCGGCTCCCAGCAGTTGCTCGGCCAGAAGTACGGCGTCTGTATAATATCGCCCCATAAACAATGgattatataggcctatacgtATAAGACCTTATAGATAGAGACTAAGACTACTGCTAACCCGTCGGCGTTACTTCGGGGAATAAGCCCTCAAGGGCCCAGTGCATGTaactttttggtttggttttggggggttttaGTGGAAGAGATAGAGGAAGAAACTATGAAAAAATGATGACCTGGAAACGGTAGAGCGTCCCGTCGTTTTTCACGGTTAGGATGTGATCCTCCACTGGGAAGAAGTAACCGTGAGCAGACATCAAGTGAGCTAAGTGAAGTGCTTCGGCTGCTTGGTTTTTTTGAGccatcgaaaaataaatatacagaGGTTAACAGTTCGTATAACGGCTGACATGCTGTATGATATAGGACGACAAATGGcctgtatattatataatagctCTTACCTTGATCCGACACATCCAAATTCTTGATCATCCAGTTGGTTAAGTCGgtgcctttttttcccccaaatggaaattgaaagaacaaaaatggcaaatgTTATTTGACAAAGGTATTCGGAAAGACTGTGATGTCGAAATGCTCAAAGTCACCTGTGAAGACGGAAGGTATTTTGTTCATGAAAGTCTTGACATTCTTGACGCTTACGCCAGCACTGTCATCCTGCATCCGCTCGATTATGTGCTCCATCTAGACACCAAGGGTCACAAATGCACATGACAACTTTAGACCCATATGAATGTTTTCATATGCATGAgcttttttgagatttttacTACATTCTCTCGTCTATCTCTCCATCAAACGTGCAGAGATGGAATTTCACCTCGTTTATCAATGCATTTGCCGATTAAATATGTATTGGAAATAATCCCGTATAGCTGCTGAAACCAATTCAAACTATTTTATACATAGCAGTCAAAATGGGCCATTTAGAGTCGTTTACGACGGGCACTGGTTGCTGCCTTCGACTTTCCTTGTTTAACAATCACGAGCGTGCAAAGTCGCGCAATGCCGCCGTTACGCAATCATGATCAATCGCCATGCAATAATCGCTAACGTTTGTCGGACACGCGTATTAGTCTAGAATGAAAGCACGACGCAGCAGTGTTTGCTATATCACATTAGATAGACATTTCTAGCACTGGGCTGCACCGTAATTATATACGTACGCATGGCTAGACGGGGAAAATATATAGCTATTTCATCGATCGCCATAGTGTATAACATAGAACTGATTGTTAGACTTCTGCACACAGTCACTGCTGTGCTTTGTGGTGGAAATCCCAATGTGAtggaaagaaattcaatcCCGATGGCTTATTTTCGCTCTTCTATTCGCGACGAAatgaaaagacgaagaagaaaagaaaaaaacggggcGACAAAGGAGAAATGTGATGCTCGATGGATGTCGATGCGGATTTATATTAGGAAATTCACGGAATAACATTCGCAACAAGGCTACCAGCATATTGTTTGTCTCTCCGGGGGGTTTAATACGTCTTTCGGATTCTTATCGGCGCGCCTTAGTTGATGGCACATATTTTATCCATTCATGTATGTGACAAGAAGGAGCCGAGTTCTACAGTCGACAATACTTTGGCCAATCTTATCAGCAGTCTCATTTGTTAGCTTCACGTCGTTGGCAGAGATATTGAAAGATCCCggccaatatttttttttctagttttcaaCCCATAATTCAATACCAGAGCAAGGATATAGCAAACAAACTAAAGAACATATCAATATGTACGCTGGGTGATGCATGTTTCATCTGATACAACGGAGCAAATATTTAGTTTCCCAATAAATTatc
Encoded proteins:
- the LOC124200677 gene encoding regulator of G-protein signaling 7-like isoform X1, which encodes MVSMSGDRQRSASTSVVQQEVNANKDSPSASTSSTTAAAAAAATNNSIKDKKMASNSSAAPTSHATSNSSAPTAAAAAAAAAASACGSNGIVPVSGPVNSSTTAARRAPANAANPAEQGQLHNEESPNHIVYRKMEHIIERMQDDSAGVSVKNVKTFMNKIPSVFTGTDLTNWMIKNLDVSDQAAEALHLAHLMSAHGYFFPVEDHILTVKNDGTLYRFQTPYFWPSNCWEPENTDYAVYLCKRTMQNKARLELADYEAENLARLQKMFSRKWEFIFMQAEAQSRVDKKRDKLERKVLDSQERAFWDVHRPVPGCVNTTEMDIKKACRMHRPIKSARHLSVAVAGGRISPSVSEVDIQCPAATIQKEIEFLRKKLARTNIKVSKVAESYISFYEQYVEYDPFVTCTEPLNPWISDTLDFWDQDKSGKEIQLKRVRRWAFSLQELLKDPVGKEHFTKFLEKEFSSENLKFWEAAQDLKALPSSQVGARAMEIWNEFLGPEAKCPVNVDSKSHEATRLAMDKPDRWTFDRAAAHVYHLMRSDSYSRYLRSEMYKDFLSGSKKKVTGRSFIVPRLSNFNITSN
- the LOC124200677 gene encoding regulator of G-protein signaling 7-like isoform X3; amino-acid sequence: MVSMSGDRQRSASTSVVQQEVNANKDSPSASTSSTTAAAAAAATNNSIKDKKMASNSSAAPTSHATSNSSAPTAAAAAAAAAASACGSNGIVPVSGPVNSSTTAARRAPANAANPAEQGQLHNEESPNHIVYRKMEHIIERMQDDSAGVSVKNVKTFMNKIPSVFTGTDLTNWMIKNLDVSDQAEALHLAHLMSAHGYFFPVEDHILTVKNDGTLYRFQTPYFWPSNCWEPENTDYAVYLCKRTMQNKARLELADYEAENLARLQKMFSRKWEFIFMQAEAQSRVDKKRDKLERKVLDSQERAFWDVHRPVPGCVNTTEMDIKKACRMHRPIKSARHLSVAVAGGRISPSVSEVDIQCPAATIQKEIEFLRKKLARTNIKVSKVAESYISFYEQYVEYDPFVTCTEPLNPWISDTLDFWDQDKSGKEIQLKRVRRWAFSLQELLKDPVGKEHFTKFLEKEFSSENLKFWEAAQDLKALPSSQVGARAMEIWNEFLGPEAKCPVNVDSKSHEATRLAMDKPDRWTFDRAAAHVYHLMRSDSYSRYLRSEMYKDFLSGSKKKVVSHFSFIPK
- the LOC124200677 gene encoding regulator of G-protein signaling 7-like isoform X2, with translation MVSMSGDRQRSASTSVVQQEVNANKDSPSASTSSTTAAAAAAATNNSIKDKKMASNSSAAPTSHATSNSSAPTAAAAAAAAAASACGSNGIVPVSGPVNSSTTAARRAPANAANPAEQGQLHNEESPNHIVYRKMEHIIERMQDDSAGVSVKNVKTFMNKIPSVFTGTDLTNWMIKNLDVSDQAEALHLAHLMSAHGYFFPVEDHILTVKNDGTLYRFQTPYFWPSNCWEPENTDYAVYLCKRTMQNKARLELADYEAENLARLQKMFSRKWEFIFMQAEAQSRVDKKRDKLERKVLDSQERAFWDVHRPVPGCVNTTEMDIKKACRMHRPIKSARHLSVAVAGGRISPSVSEVDIQCPAATIQKEIEFLRKKLARTNIKVSKVAESYISFYEQYVEYDPFVTCTEPLNPWISDTLDFWDQDKSGKEIQLKRVRRWAFSLQELLKDPVGKEHFTKFLEKEFSSENLKFWEAAQDLKALPSSQVGARAMEIWNEFLGPEAKCPVNVDSKSHEATRLAMDKPDRWTFDRAAAHVYHLMRSDSYSRYLRSEMYKDFLSGSKKKVTGRSFIVPRLSNFNITSN